ATTGGTAATGCTCAGATCGGATCTTCATATATGATTGTGGTATATGAACCATTTGATAACTAAACACATTATTTCGATATTAACAAAAAATCACCACTATTTTTATACCATAAAATGCGTCGAGTCATGATTCTATGAGTGATCGAGCTTTCTTACAGTTAGACATCGTAAATCTAAATTCCATGTCTGATTAATTATCAAAAATACATCAATTATTCGGATCACAAAACTTTCACTAGTCCAATAcaacaaaaataatatataagtatataattAAATCTGAcatgtttaaaattttaatttcatcaatcttCTTCGGGGACTTGGAATTCCAGATCTAATTTTCTCTTCAGATGGCTTCTGTCAGCACTGAAGGAAAAAAAATCAATCATTGTACTTTTTATTGATTTGCTTACTTTTAGTCCTCATTACAACATTATAATTGTATAGATTTTTTGAAGTAAAATGTCTATAATAAAAAGgaatgaaagtaggttgctatttacCTGTTAATTGTCGGTCTAGCTGGCGGCCTTGCGGCGAAGACGGAAAAATCTAGTGACATTGGTGCGGGTCCACTTCTTTCATTTCCATGGTCATGCTGATGTGGCATTACTCTTCTTGATTTTCTTGTAGGTGATAACACTGTgggaccaccaccaccatctgaGGGCGGCTTTGAGTCTATAGACTCCCTCTTTGGTGGAGGCCGTGGAAGCAAAGCCGGTTCCGTAGGGGGAGGTCCCGAAGTGAAGTACCTACCACATTTCCAAATTTAATCCCAAAAACTTTCTGTAAAAAAATTGTTCTTCCAGCAACCCCTGAGCTGAGCTGGCCCACACTGTCCTGCCCAGGAGATttagggtgcgtttggttgtggaaaattttCCAGTTTTCTACGgaaattttccaagaaaaacggaaattttgaaaacgcgtttggttcgttcggttttccaaaattttccaagaaaaagaaaattttcagttttccaaattgtatgtagattagaaaagtgatttttatagttttccaaaattttccaaatttctaagATAGAAAATGAAAACTCCCCTGGTTTCAACCAAAcgcgttttctaaaattttcattgaaaattgAAAGCGAAAACTCAATCCTATTTTCGGAAAACATTTTCTTAGAAATTGAAAACAGTTTTCTACAACCAAACGCACCCTTAGGatgcgtttggttgtggaaaactgttttcattttctaagaaaatgtttttagAAAATAGAGTTGAGTTTTCGTTTTCAAatttcaatgaaaattttagaaaacgcgTTTGGTTGAAACCAGGGgagttttcattttccatcttaaaaatttggaaaactttggaaaactgtaaaaatcactcttctaatttacatacaatttggaaaactgaaaattttcattttcttggaaaattttggaaaactgaacgaaccaaacacgttttcaaaattttcgtttttcttGAAAATTTTTCCTACAAAACTGGAAAATTTTTcacaaccaaacgcacccttAGATTCTCCAATGGAAGCTTATTTATAGCTTTTTACTATCGACAAGTGTATAACTCATAGGAGAAGAATTTTTTTGTTAAATAGAAGGAAGATATAAgatgtaaaataaaaaaattacctATGTTCTAATGCCATTTGAGCTGAAATTCTAGCTTTTGGATCATAAGCAAACATCTTGGACAACAGATCCAAGGCATCATCATTCGCCATTGGAAACAGTGCCCGAAGTGGCTGCCCGGGAACATACTGATATTCAACATGATCGGGCAGATAAATCATATCTGGCCATTGAGAAGCTTTTGGAGTCCCAAATGCAGCAAAGATTTTACCCAATTGGTCGATATCACTGCTAccctaattaaaaataaaaataaaaataaaaattaatcatTAAATATGTTTTGCTTTTTAATATCAATAACTGACCTGTAGAAACGGGCGGCGTAGAAGAAGCTCAGCAAATATACAAGCTGCTGCCCAAACATCAACCCCCGGACCATATTGTTTTGCTCCGAATAATAGCTCTGGTGCTCTATACCATCGAGCAAATACCTAatcataattatttattatttattatttcttaaGAAATTAAATGGTTTCCAAAGATACTCTAACTGTTAAttgttagagtaaattacatgaatggtccctatggtttggggtaattttcacgtttggtccctaacttatttttttaactcagaaggtccctactgtttgtttttgttgtgcacttggtccctgtcttacctaaaaagactattttcacttgattttttaatttatttaaataaacacacccccaaccccactTCCACCTTACCTTAGCTACCCcgccttatttaaataaattaaaaaatcaaggtcaaaatagtctttttaggtaagacaaggaccaagcacgcaacaaaaacaaacagtagggaccttccaagttaaaaaaataaattagggaccaaacatgcaaattaccccaaaccatagggaccattcgtgtaatttactctaattgtTAATTGTTACTGTTATTCTTTCTAGGACTATTTTCAATGATGAGGATtaggagggcatttacgtcttttacaCAGACGATAGATAGTCTTTGTCAAACCTTTTGGGGTGGGACGAAAAGTGGCAAATTTTTCCTATTGACACCTGAGTCTCAGTCCAATACATATCAAACACAGTATAGACATGCCATGCAAATATCTGACAAACATCATTTGATTGTTTCTTTAACTTGATGATAACCCAAAAATatgggaaagaaaaaaaaaacattatatcgAAAATCTTTTTACTCCTTCACCTTTGGTAAAacataaaaatttgaaaaaacgATTTCTAGAAAAAGAATTTGAAAAAATCTTTTAGATTAAGTGTTGCTTGGATAAATGATTTCTAGAAAATATTAGAAAAACAAGGCACAGTTGGAGAAatggaagaaaaagaaataagGGGTAATTTGTGAAAACTAAAAAGTTAAGTCTTGTATTCGTTGAGTGAAAAAAGAAATGAAGCTTAGTATcagaaattatttttaaaaaaaaaatgtttttttaatttagtatttttataaaattgaatGAAAAAGAATACCTGGTGAGTGAACCTTCTGTCAGGACTACCAAATATACGCGCCAAACCAAAATCTGCAAGTTTTAGTTGTCCACGAGGTCCTATCAACAGATTATTTGGTTTCATATCCCTAAAAATAATAACgaaaataaaaaagtaaattattatcaattacatttataacatcatgtttcaTACTTTATATAAAAGTATGTTTTGCTATTTCTTAGTACAATGGTTATAGATGTTCATGTTTTGCAAGTTCCAACTATGAAGGTAGTTTTGGTATGAAGTGTAAAGTACAAGGGTTAGAAAGGTAATTTTACAcccacaaaaataaaaaaaataaaaagtgatTCTTGGATAAACTTACCTATGCAAAACCCATTTCTTGTGGCAAAAAGCAAGTCCTTTCAATGTCATTTGAAGGTATGATTTAATATCAGTGGGAGAAAGAACAATGTTCCTATCCCGAATAACAGCTTCAAGATCAGTCTCCATGAATTCAAAAACAAGATGCAAGTTGCCTTTATGAGGAAAAGCATCAATAAGTTCTATTATATTTGGATCCTTGAGCTCTTTCAGTAACTTTATTTCTCTAAGAGCTGTAAAATTCACCCCTTCTTTCTGCTTTCCAAGCCGGATTTTCTTTATTGCAACAGTTTGTCCACTCTGTCACAAAATCCATaacttattattataatattatatgcaAGAGATAAGATAACAATAATATGGTAGATTTGTCAAAGTAGTGAAGTACAATGTTGTTATTGTAATAAGAAGAAATAGAAGTTGAATGTTGTAATAAAGAAATAATTTACTGAAAATGTCACTTGTGAGACAAAAAATAGAGTTCATGTACATCGATTATCTTCATGGATACTTTTAGGTTAAATTGaacatataatatcatatcacTAAACCTAATCTCAAATTCTCAATCACCATCTTTATGATCTACAGCATCTAAATTTACAGATTTCAAAAGTTGTATACAGAAGATACATCAAATGGTAAGAATAGTGTAGGAATACCTTAGTATCAATGGCTTTGTAGACGACACCATAGGTACCTTCTCCAAGAACTTCACGTTTCAGGTATCGATCAGCTACTTTCTTGGCTATCAAGTGGTCCACATCCGACATCTCTTTTTTTCTGAATTCTGATTCCTTTCGGCTAACGAACAGGTCTGTGATTTGTGCCGACAATCGTATTATGAACTAATTAGTAACCCTAGTAGGACAATTTCTTCATAAGTATACCTAAAACCCTTGTGAAAGGGATGCTAAAAAGGGGGCGGGAGGCTTATATAGTTATATGCTTTGGGATATGAAAAATAATAACCCTTGGAAGCAATTTGAGCATAGAGGAAATTATAGATAAAAGTGGAAAGGCGTACACAGACCTCTTCAAGCAGATGTCGTGAAGGAATCCATGGCCGATTCACCGGCGAAGAATGAATTTATGCTGGATAACACAGTCTTTGGTTAGTATCAACCGAATGGAACCCCAACACAAATGTATATGTATCTGCAAATTGAGCAGATAGCTGAAGCAACGTCGGTTTGATgagcagagagagagagagagagagaggtaaaggCTTAAAGCCTAGTTTTTCAGTGACGGAAATTTAGAGAAAActacaaatttggtccctgtAGTTTTCCTTTTTTATAGATTtggtcttttttttctttttttttgtagTTTTGGTCGGTTCTAACATTTCAAATTTCATAAGTTTTATTATAGATTTGGGCCTTTGTTTTAAAACCTATTTaactagtattttaaattttacgaAATGATAATTTTATCCTCTTTTAATatgtaaaataatttatttatctattataaaaacaaaaaaaactcatCCACTCATTCATACTCTCTCTCACTGTGAAGGTgcttcaaaaagaaaaagaaaaacatattATCGCAAGTTCCATATTAGGATTCTTTATTATATTTCTTCAATCGATCATTGTTCATCAGACGATGCTCCGTGTATTATATGGAGGCTTACCTTCCCTATCATCTACAAATGAATATTCCATAACATAATCACTAAACTTTCCTTAAGATTGATCTTCATCATCATCTACAAATGAAGATTCTCATAACCCAATCACTAATCTTCCCTACAATGTTTGGTCTAGCAATGTCAAAATGACACCAGCAACTCTTCACAAATCATCTTTTTTGTCACTCGTCCCACCCCTAACAACCCTTTTTGAAACTCTAATAAACCAAACCTGGAATCATTAATTCAACCTTAGTTACCCCACTTCCATATGTGATCACCATAAGCTCATCGTCATGCCACCCAGATCTTTTGGTTGTTATTGTTGGGTTTTCTATGCAGCTTTATACTAGATTTAGGCAACTGAAGCATTCAAAAGAATCCTAATTGTATATGCACCCTGATATCTAGGTTTTTACTATTATGGTaacatactttcaaaactatgaaaACAAACTAACAAAATAATAGAATACCAACCTTACAAATATAATAGTATATAATTAAGTCCACTTTGAGATCATAAACACTTGTGTTGCTCCTTGGAAGTTCTAGCGCCCAAAATATGAATGTctctagtggttcacacccaaaagACTAAAACTATAAACTTTTGGAGAGAAAGGGAGAGAGGTGAGAATCAAAATCTTCAACCTTTTAAGAGGTTGAGATGCATGAAAGTATAAAGACTTAgatgggtctttatatagttatgGTGTTTAGCAGATAAACCTAATTTGAATCAATTAAATATTAAGATTTAATCCTAATTTAAAATCTTACCTTGTTTGTTAATTGGATTGATTTTGGAACTCTCCTAAGAGTCCATCAACCATCACGGGTCGAATAATCTTTGAATAACCAATAAAGCATGTCTTCCGCAAAAACTGTCAAACTCTGGTCTCAACAAGAATTAGCCCTTATATAAGTGATCACTTGTTCCTTtgtttcttcaagatatcattgTGAAATGATTCATGGATATTGAATCAAAATAACAACTCAACATTATGTTTCTTGATGATTGATTTATTATGAGCAAATCAgattactaattgaacacattagTTTAGTTCAGGCTAGGCCTATCACTTTAATGTCATCGTCAAATCACCCAGGGGGCCACAAACGGTTCATAGATCTaggagtcagaggggccacacATGTGAGAAGTGCATCAAGGTGAATGATGGAGCTTGTCGATCTTCTTCgagatgccacaaatgtggcaagcagGGACACATTGCGAGGGACTGCCAGCAGCAGGCTCCAACTTCTGGCATCAGACTTTGGTATCATTGTGATCAGgcgggccatatgaaggcccagttCCCTGTTACTTGCAGTTAGGCCGGCGCAGGCCCTAGCGCCGGCTACTTTAAGGATCACATATGGGAGTCAGGGCAGGGTGGAGCTCCCGAGGGCTCGAGGTCGTGCTTTTCAACTCACTGTCGCGGAGGCCAGAGCAG
The genomic region above belongs to Lactuca sativa cultivar Salinas chromosome 4, Lsat_Salinas_v11, whole genome shotgun sequence and contains:
- the LOC111884845 gene encoding cyclin-dependent kinase D-3 — its product is MSDVDHLIAKKVADRYLKREVLGEGTYGVVYKAIDTKSGQTVAIKKIRLGKQKEGVNFTALREIKLLKELKDPNIIELIDAFPHKGNLHLVFEFMETDLEAVIRDRNIVLSPTDIKSYLQMTLKGLAFCHKKWVLHRDMKPNNLLIGPRGQLKLADFGLARIFGSPDRRFTHQVFARWYRAPELLFGAKQYGPGVDVWAAACIFAELLLRRPFLQGSSDIDQLGKIFAAFGTPKASQWPDMIYLPDHVEYQYVPGQPLRALFPMANDDALDLLSKMFAYDPKARISAQMALEHRYFTSGPPPTEPALLPRPPPKRESIDSKPPSDGGGGPTVLSPTRKSRRVMPHQHDHGNERSGPAPMSLDFSVFAARPPARPTINSADRSHLKRKLDLEFQVPEED